Proteins encoded in a region of the Eubalaena glacialis isolate mEubGla1 chromosome 20, mEubGla1.1.hap2.+ XY, whole genome shotgun sequence genome:
- the LOC133081476 gene encoding beta-defensin 106A-like, protein MRTSLFLFAIFFFLAPARSGFLEDKCYKLKGRCVESCHINEELVGLCRKSLKCCVTLQACWKSWSPVRRQPPEEGTVFQGCFQSENKHRADPKLGRVC, encoded by the exons ATGAGGACGTCCCTCTTTCTCTTTGCCATCTTCTTCTTTCTGGCCCCAG CCAGGAGTGGATTTCTTGAGGACAAATGCTACAAGCTTAAAGGGAGATGCGTGGAGTCCTGTCACATAAATGAAGAACTTGTGGGTCTCTGCCGGAAGTCTCTGAAATGCTGTGTGACACTCCAGGCATGTTGGAAAA GTTGGTCCCCTGTGAGGAGGCAGCCCCCTGAGGAGGGCACTGTCTTCCAGGGCTGCTTCCAGTCAGAGAATAAGCACAGGGCGGACCCAAAGCTGGGCCGTGTCTGCTGA